The uncultured Mailhella sp. genome segment CGGTGCGGCCATAGCAGAGGCAAACGCCATGGAGACCGGCGTAACATCCATGAAGCTCGGCATTGTGGCGTTTGTGGTGCCGTTCATGTTCGTGTTTGAACCTGCGCTTCTCATGGAAGGCTCCTGGACGGAAATCGGCATTGCCGCGGCCTCGGCCATCGTCGGCGCCATCAGTCTTGCCGGCGGACTCCAGAACTGGCTCGTCTGCCGCTGCTACATCTGGGAACGGCTTATTCTTGTCCTTGGCGGTCTGATGCTGCTTTACCCCGGCGTGCTGACCGACATGGCCGGACTGGGCTGCCTTGCCCTGGTGTTCCTGCTTCAGAAAATACGCACGCGCAAAATCTGCGCCGCGTAAGGTCATACCGTCCATTCATCTCTAAATTTGGAGGATCCTATGCGTAAACTGTTGACTGCCGCCGTCATGATGCTCTCGGTCACCATGCTCCCGTTTGCCGGGCACGCAGCCGAAAAGACCAAGCTGACTGCCGTTTCCGGCCCCGTCTCCGGCGGCTGGTACCTTGGCATGGGGCTTGTGGCAAAGGCCTTCACGGATGCCAATCCGAACTATGAAGTGACCATGCTGCCCGGCAGCTCCATGTCGAACGTGGCCCTGCTGGAACAGAGAAAGGCAGATATCGGCATCGGCATGCATCCTACCGATCTTGCCGCCATCGAAGGTCGTGCCCCGTTCAAGAAGACCTATTCCAATATTTCCGCCATCGTCAATCTTAACGACACCGCGCCTCTGCATTTCGTCGTTACCAAGGAATCCGGCATTACCTCCATCGAGCAGATCGTGAAGCAGAAGATGCCCATCCGTCTGTCTCACGGCGCGGTTGGCAGCTCCGAACACACCTACTTCGGCTGGGTGCTTGAAGCCTACGGCGCCTCCTACAAGGACATCAAGAGCTGGGGCGGCAAGCTGTACAACAACAATTTCGACGACGTCGTCAACATGATGAAGGACGGCCAGCTCGACGCCATCGTCTGGGTCGGCCCCGGCGAATCCTGGTTCTTCACCGAACTCGTGCAGTCCGTGGATCTCGTGTGGCTGCCCATCGACAAGAAGGTCATCGACACCGTGTCCAAGAAGTTTGGTCTGTATCCCGGCACCATTCCCGCCAACCTGTTCAAGGGCCATGTCGGCAAGAATATCGACACCGTGGCCACCTGCAATGAAATCATTGTCCGTTCCGACATGGATGAAGATGTCGCCTACAACATCACCAAGGCCTTCATCACCAACATCGACGATATCCGCAAGGGCAATGCGGCCTGGGCCAACTGCTCGGCTGAAAAGGCCGGTCTGGACACCGGTGCTCCTCTGCATCCCGGCGCCGCCCGCTACTACAAGGAAGCCGGTCTGATCAAATAACTCACAACATCCGCGGGGAGTTTTTCAACTCCCCGTCACAAAAAGGAGTACTTCTCATGATTATTGATTTCCGTGCCCGTCCTCCGTATAAGAGCTATCTTAATCTGAGCCTTTACAAGCCCTGGCGTCCGCTTCCTGCCGATCCTGCCGAATGGGGAGCCTTTGAGCTGGGCCGCGAACCCAACGTCACTGCCGACGCCCACGACATGGATGCCTTCATCAAGGAAATGGACGACAACGGCATCGTGAAGGCCGTGCTCATGGGGCGTCATGCCGACGACTTCGGCGTGGTGGACAACAAGGACCTGTATGAGCTGACGCAGAAGTATCCCGGTCGCTTCATTCCCTTCGCCGGCATTGATCCCTGTGATCCCGACGCCGTGGAAGAAGTGGAACGCTGCCTCTCGCAGTGGGGTTTCAAGGGCATCAGCGTCGATCCCGGCTGGCTCAATCCTCCGCTTATGGGCGACGATCCCGTCTTCACTCCCATTTATGACAAGTGCCACGAGCTCGGCGGCATTCTGGTCATGAGCGTGAGCGCGGCTCTCGGCCCGGATCTCACCTATTCCGATCCGGTCATCGTGCAGCACGTTGCCAACCGTTATCCCGACATGAAGATTGTTGTGGCTCATGCCTGCTGGCCTCATGTTGAACGCATGCTCGCCGTGGCCATGCGTTGCCCCAACGTGTATCTGGTGCCGGACTGCTATGTGTACATCGACTGCATGCCTTTTGCCGACACCTATATCGAAGCCGCGAACTCCTTCCTGAAGTATCGCACGATCTTCGGCAGCACCTATCCTGAACGCAGCCTCAAGCAGACTATTGAAGGCTGGAAAAAGCGTCCTTGGGATCCTGAAGCTCTGGAACTTTCCCTTTACGGAAACGCCGCCCGGCTTCTTGGCATAGACTGATCTGAAGCAGGCCTTTCCCGGAGTATGACGACGGGAAGGGCCTGCCGGGTGGAAAAGCGTATTCTTCTCTGCTTGTACACGGATTAACATAAGAAATTTTCAGGCAACTTCTCAGAGAAGGATGTTGTGAAATGAGCACTCCTGTTTCGCTGACCCCTTTAAACATTCACACTCTTTCCATCCGAAACCGGTATGTCCTGCCCGGCATGGTGACGGACATGGCCGTGGACGGCGGATACGTTACGGAACGCCTGCTTGCCTACTACGAGGAACGGGCCAAAGGGGGAGTGGGACTGATAATTGTGGAAGCGACTTCCATTGACCAGTCTGGCAAGACGTTTCTTCATGGCCTTGACATCAGCGACGACCGTTTCATTCCCGGTCTTCGCAAGCTCACCGACCGGGTGCATGCCCACGGTGCGCGCATAGCCATACAGCTGCAGCACGGCGGTGGCCGGGCTCATCCCGAATATTCTCACATGGCGCGCCGGGTGTTCAGCGTCATTCCCGGCGTCTTTGAACCCGACAACGCTATCATTCTTGATGAAGCAGAGTTTTCCCGTCTGGCGGAAGCCTGGGCACAGGCCGCGGTGCGCGCTCGCAAGGCCGGATTCGATGCCGTGGAAATACACGGCGCGAGCGGATACCTGCTGGAACAGTCCGTGTCGGCGTTCACCAACAGGCGTACCGACGCCTACGGCGGCACGCTGGAAAAGCGTCTGCGTTTTCCTGCCGAAGTCATGCGCGCCGTTCGTCGCGCCGTAGGCGACGATTTTCCCATTCTTTATCGTCATACGTCCATTGAGGACGTGCCCGGCGGCAACGGCATAGATTTGGATACCACGCTGGCGTTGTGCGAAACTCTGGCCGACGCCGGTCTGAATGCCGTCGATATCACTGCGGGCATGCAGTATTGCTTCGAGCTCATGACGCCTCCAACCTGCATGCCCAAGGCATGGAACTCGGCCACGAGCCGAGCGGTCCGAGAGAAGCTGGGCGACAGGCTCAAGGTCATTCTCACCGGGCGCATTTCCGATCCGGAAACCGCGGAACGCGTGGTTTCCGAGGGGCTGGCGGATTTCGTCATCATGGGACGCGCCCTCATTGCCGATTCTCATCTGGTGGAAAAATTTGCTGCCGGCAGGGAAGAGGAAATCTGCCCCTGCGTCGCCTGCGGACAGGGATGTGTGGGCAATGCCGACAAGATGGTTCCCATCACCTGCGCGCTGAATCCTCTTTCCGGCAACGAGGCTTCTATGCCGTCTGTTCCCGCGGCGGAGCATCCGCGCCGCATAGTGGTGGTGGGAGCCGGACCTGCCGGGCTCATGGCGGCAGCCACGGCGGCGGAGCGCGGACACAGCGTCACGCTGCTTGAGCGTTCCGAAAAGGCAGGCGGTCAGATCAATCTTGCCGCCATTCCTCCGCATAAGAGCGATTTGCTTCGCATCGTCCGCTATTTCTACGGAAAGGCGAAGAGAGCTGGTGTGGACTTCCGCTTCTCCACGGAAGCGACGGTGGAAAATGTCGCCGCCCTGAAGCCCGACGCCGTGGTGGTGGCCGCGGGCAGCCGACCGGTGATTCCTCGTTTCTGCGCCTCCGTTCCCGATGCCGTGACGGCGCAGCAGGTTCTGCTCGGAGCCCCCTGCGGGGAAAAGGTGATCGTGCTCGGTGGCGGCCTCATCGGCTGTGAAACGGCGGAATTCCTTGCCGAGCAGGGAAAGTCGGTCACCATTGTGGAAATGCAGCCCCAGCTTGCCAAGGACATGGAGTGGTGCTCCCGTGTGCTTCTCATGCGCCGCTTGAAGGAGCTGAATGTGGAATGCCGCGCCGGCAACGAAATCCGCTCCATTGGTTCTGATCATGCTGTGACGGTGCGTCTGCCAAACGGCGCGGAAGAGGTGCTGGAAGGCTTCCAGAGCCTTGTCATCGCGGTGGGCTGTCGGCCCGATACGGAGCTGGCAGGAGTCTTGGCGGGGTCGCTGAAGTGTCCGTGCGTGTCGGTGGGAGATTGTGTGAAAACGGCCAAAATCATGGATGCCGTGCATAGCGGATTCCATGCAGCACTCGTCTTGTAACCCTTCTATTATCAAGGAGTTCATCATGCTTTTTGATTTCCGTATCCGTCCTCCCTTCAAGAGCTTCTTTACCACCGGCGGCATGTTCGGCGGACATCAGGGTTCCCATGATCCCGCGTACATTGATCCTTATGAAACGGGCAAGGATCCCATTCCGTCGGCCGACAAGGGTGACATGGACCTGTTCATGCAGGAAATGGAGGCCAACGGCATCGACAAGGCCGGCATCATCGGCCGCAACTGCGGCCCCAACGGATTCGTGGACAATGCCGACATCTATGAATTCATCAAAAAGGATCCCAATCGTTTCTTCGGCTTCGCCGGCATTGATCCCAACAGTCCCGACGCTGTGGATGAAGTGACCCGCTGCATCAGAGACTGGGGCTTCCGCGGCATCAGCCTGGAAGTGGGCTGGTGCTCTCCCTCTCTGAAGCCTGACGATCCCATCATTGATCCCGTCTATGAGAAGGTCAACGAACTCGGCGGCATCACCCTGATTTCCCTGAGCTTCTGCTATGGTCCGGATCTGACTTATTCCGATCCCATCACCATTCAGCATGTGGCCAAGAAGTATCCGAACATGAAGATATGCGTATCGCACGGCGGCTGGCCGCAGGTTCAGAGCATGCTGGCCGTGGCTCTGCGCTGCCCCAACGTGTATCTCATGCCCGACTGCTATCTGTACATCCCCGGATGGCCCTATGCGCAGGACTATGTCAAGGCCGCCAACACCTTCCTGAAGTACCGCACGCTGTACGCCAGCGCCTATCCTCTGCGCGGCTTCGCTCAGTGCTACAAGGGATGGTGCAGTCAGCCTTTCGAGCCTGATGCGCTCAAGGCCAATCTGTATGACAATGCGGCTCGTCTGCTTGGCCTGTAACAGCCTTTAACGTGCAGCAGTTGGGGCTTCCCATACGGTTTAAAAGTTACTGGGGAGGGTATTCATACCCTCCCCAGTAACGCACAGACACTTTTTCATGCTGTGGAGACGTTATGCCGAAGAAATCAGTGTCTCCTCTGAAAGTATGCCTTTGTTTGGCCCTGCTGTACTTTTCCTGGGGGGGAAGTTTTTTAGGTACGAAGTTTGTGCTGACGAGTTTTCCGCCGATTTTTCAAGGTGGAATTCGGCTGTGTACCGCCGGAGCTCTGCTTCTCTTTGTGCTTTCTTTTACCAGTCACGGCAGAATTTCCGGTCTGAAGGAGCTGTTCCATTACTGGAACATGGCTTTCTTCATCATGTTTCTTAACAATGTTTTTCAGGCTTTGGGACAGCAGAGCGTCCCCTCCGGTGTAGCCGCCATGCTTTACGGCAGCATTCCTCTGGCCATGGTTCTGGGCGGCTGGCTGATGCTGGGAGATAACAGACCATCCCTGCTTCAATGCGTGGGCATCGCAGGAGCTACCATGGGGATGGCGCTGCTTTCCTTCGGGGGAAACGACGATCAGCAGGCCGACATTTCTCTTTCCGGCGTGCTGCTGCTTATGGTGGGTGTGCTCAGTTTCGTTCTGGGGTCTCTGTACGCCAGATATTTTCTCCAGAATTCCAGGCTTTCTCTGTTCAGCAGCGTTGCACTGGTCATGTTCTTTGGCGGCGTGCAGTCGCTGGCGGCAAGCTGGATTATGGGAGAAAAGGTGAATTTGGATGCCGTAACGCCCGAAGCCTGGTATGGCATGATTTTCCTGACGCTGTTTACCAGCATTCTGGGATACGGCTGTTATTACTGGCTGCTGGCCAATACGCGGACCATTGTTGCTGTTTCTTTTGCCTACATTGATCCCGTTATTGCCGTGGTGCTGGGCGCACTTTTTGCCGGAGAAGCCGTAACCCTGCGTATCGTGTTTGCCTGCGCGCTGATCGTTGGCGCCGTAGTGTGCGTTTTTTCCAACAGCACCGGTCAAGGTTCCTCATCCCGGTCCCGCAAAAGAGCGTTGAAGAACGTGCCGATTCGGACCGCAAGGACAAACAATCTATAATTATATCAGAAGGATACAGATATGTCCAATAATGCTCCCATTGCTCAGGCTGACAGAATGGTCAACGCTCCGCTTTCCAAGATCCGCGAGGTCATTGCCTATGCCGGCAAGTTGGAAGCGCAGGGGAAGAGAATCGTTCATCTGGAAATCGGCGAACCGGACTTCAATACGCCTGATCACATCGTCCGCGCCTGCAAGAAGGCCATGGATGAAGGAAAGATGCACTACGGACCGGTGACCGGCATAGCCGAACTCCGGGCTGCCGTGGCAGCGCATTACAATAAGCTGTACGGAAGCAGCTATACTCCTGATGAGGTCATCATCACCACGGGCGTGGAACAGGGGATATTTCTGTCGATGAACGCCTATCTGAATCCGGGCGACGAAATCCTGGTTCCTGATCCCGGATATCTTTGCTATTTTACGCTGCCTCATATTGCCGGGGCAGAAGCCGTTTCCTATCCGCTTGATGAGAAGGATGACTTTCAGCTGAAGGCGGAAGAGCTGGAAAAGCTGGTTACGCCGCGCACCAAGGCCATTCTGCTCAATTCGCCTTCCAATCCCTGCGGCTCCATGCTGGACGAGAGCTCCCTGCGCATTGTGGCGGATCTGGCCGAACGGCATAATCTGCTTGTGATATCCGATGAAGTGTATGCCGACATGGTGTACGGCGGAAAGAAATACTGCAGCGCTGCGTCTCTGCCTTCTCTGAAGAAGCGTCTTATTGTGCTGCATGGTTTTTCCAAGTATTTCGCTATGACGGGCTGGCGTCTGGGGTATCTCTTGTGCGACCGCGCTCTGATCGATCCTCTTATGCGTCTGAACTTCTACAATCTGTCGTGCCCGAATACGTTCATTCAGTATGCAGGTCTTGCAGCGCTCACGGAAGATGATGCCCCGTCCCGCGCCATGATCCGGGAATATGAGAATCGCCGCAACTACATGGTGGAAGCCCTCAACACCTTGCCCGGCTGCTCCTGCCGCATGCCCGACGGCGCGTTCTACATCTTTATGAATATCGTGAACACCGGAATGACGGCGGATGAGTTCTGCCGTCTCATGATCGATGAGGCCGGTGTATCGTTGACTCCCGGACATGTGTTCGGCTCCATGGGCAAGGACTTTGTGCGCGTGTCCTACGCCAATTCCATGGAAAATCTGAAGCTCGCCGTGTCGCTCATGCGTGAATGCCTGGAAAAGAAAGGAGTAGCAAAATGAGCATGTTTTCCCGCAAGCTTCAGGAAGGGCAGGGCGTCATAGGAACTTTCTGTCATCTCGGCGGAGCGCCTGTTGCGGAATGCCTGAGTCTGTCCGGTCTGGATTACGTCATCATTGATACGGAACATGGTCCTTTCACAGAAGAAAGCGTAGGCGAAATGATTCGCGCCATACAGCTGCATGCGGCCGAACCCTTCGTGAGGGTGAGAGACTCATCCCGGGCCGCGGTGCTGCATGCGCTCGATCTCGGTGCAAGAGGCATCATTGTGCCCAATGTGCAATCCGTGGAAGAGGCGGCCTCGCTGGTGGAATATGCCAAGTTTTATCCCAGAGGCTCCCGGGGATTCGCCTTTTCCAGAAGTGCATCCTTCGGTTTCGCCGAAGGGCTCGGCAATATTCAGGAATACTTCAATAAAACCAACGAATATACGCTTCTTCTGCCCCAGTGTGAAACAAAGGGCGCACTGGAGAGCATCGAAGACATTGTTGCCCTCGACGGCATAGACGGCATCTTTGTGGGCCCGTATGATCTTTCCGTGGCGCTTGGCATGCCTGCGCAGTTTGATGCTCCGGCTTTTCGTCAGGCCTTGGAACGCGTGCTCAATGCCTGCAAGAGTCATGGGAAGCTTGCCTTCCTGTATGCAAACTCCATGGCGGAAGCCAGACGCAGTTTCGAGCAGGGATATCAGGGAGCGGCGATAGGCGTAGATACCGCCTTCCTTGTGGCGGGGATCAAGCGCATGCTGAGTGAATAGCAAGAATGATGCTAACGACTATATAACTCTGGCCATATATAAATAAAAACACCTTTTCGATGCGGTGGGGTCGCTCATGTCCTCATTGCCGTCGAAAAGGTGTTTTTCGTTTAACGATGATGCCCGATTCATCATCAGGTCTGGGCGATTTCCTTTACTGCTTATCGCTGCGTTTCGTCAGCTGCATGTTGAATCCGTATACTGCAGGAGTCATCAGGATAAACCGTAATGATACAACTGAATTTTTCGATGTGCTCCCCCAACATTGGGATCAATATCGGAAGTTTTTATCACTTCTCTCTGAAGTTCTCTTGATGCTGTGTTTGCTTCATTCTGTTCATACTCGTCGTTAATGGAGTTATGAACTGAGTCATGGTATGGTGATTTGTAGACTGAAAAGTATGTTCCTAACAGCCTCGGCTGTGTTTCCGAGACTGTGGACTTTTCAGTGATCCGACGAAGCGGATTCAGCCGCAGCCCCATACTATTTCTCTTCTCCGTGGTATTGTTTTGCAGTATTTCGGCCCCCTCGGTATGCACGCCTACCGTCACGATTTTCTGATGAACTTTGGCAGCTCTTCCGTATTCTCCTTTGAAAAATACGGAAAAGCTGGAACAGTTTGTGTACTTCAGGCGGGAATTGCCATCCATATCATTTATGTAGAAGAAAAACATATTGATTTAATATTGATATATGAGTATTTACCATATATAATATCTGGAAATTATATGAAAGTATAGAATTTTTAATTATGTGTAGCTAGTATAAAGGTGGTTCTGCAAATATTTGAGAAGTTATCGCAAGTGGTACACCAGTTATATGATATGATTACAGATGGATATAGTGGCTTCCGACATTCCGTCCTTTCTGCCCTACACCCGCGAAGTGGTGTTTCTGGAAGACGGCGAAGTGGCCCGCATCGAGGGCGCGAAATGGCAGGTGTTTTCGCTGGCCGATCTTTCGCCCGTGAAAAAGAGCGTGAGCCATGTGCCGTGGGACATGCAGGCCGCGCCAAGGGAGGCTGCAAGCACTTCATGCTCAAGGAGATCATGGAGCAGCCGCGCGTGATCACCGACTGCCTCACCGGCCGCGTGATGGAAGGGAGCGACGGCGCGCTTTCCGTGCACCTTCAGGAGCTCGACGACATTCCCGTGCCCACGCGTCTGCACATTGTGGCCTGCGGCACGTCGTACAACGCGGGTCTCTGGGGACAGCAGCTTCTGGAAAACGTGGGCGGCATTCCCACGGATCTCGACATCGCCTTGGAGTTCCGCTATCGCGATCCCATTCTGCTGCCGGGTGATCGGTCTTTGCAACGTGGTGGGATCGTCCATTGCGCGCGAGGCGGACGTGGTGCTCTACACGCAGGCCGGACCTGAAATCAGCGTGGCGTTCACCAAGACGATGTACAGTCAGATGGTGCTGCTGGCGCTCATGTCGCTCTATTACGGACAGCGCCGCACGCCGGCCGTGTTCGACAGGGAACTGCTTGCCGCGCTGCCGGAAAAGCTTTCGGCCGCGCTTCCGGCCATGCAGGAGCGGGCCGGACAGCTTGCCCTGCGTTTTGCCTCTTCGCGCAGCTTCTTCTATCTCGGTCGCGGTCAGTGCCACGCGCTCGCGCTGGAAGGTGCGCTCAAGCTCAAGGAACTTTCCTACATTCACGTCGAAGGCTACGCCGCGGGCGAAATGAAGCACGGTCCCATTGCGCTCA includes the following:
- a CDS encoding amidohydrolase family protein encodes the protein MIIDFRARPPYKSYLNLSLYKPWRPLPADPAEWGAFELGREPNVTADAHDMDAFIKEMDDNGIVKAVLMGRHADDFGVVDNKDLYELTQKYPGRFIPFAGIDPCDPDAVEEVERCLSQWGFKGISVDPGWLNPPLMGDDPVFTPIYDKCHELGGILVMSVSAALGPDLTYSDPVIVQHVANRYPDMKIVVAHACWPHVERMLAVAMRCPNVYLVPDCYVYIDCMPFADTYIEAANSFLKYRTIFGSTYPERSLKQTIEGWKKRPWDPEALELSLYGNAARLLGID
- a CDS encoding amidohydrolase family protein — protein: MLFDFRIRPPFKSFFTTGGMFGGHQGSHDPAYIDPYETGKDPIPSADKGDMDLFMQEMEANGIDKAGIIGRNCGPNGFVDNADIYEFIKKDPNRFFGFAGIDPNSPDAVDEVTRCIRDWGFRGISLEVGWCSPSLKPDDPIIDPVYEKVNELGGITLISLSFCYGPDLTYSDPITIQHVAKKYPNMKICVSHGGWPQVQSMLAVALRCPNVYLMPDCYLYIPGWPYAQDYVKAANTFLKYRTLYASAYPLRGFAQCYKGWCSQPFEPDALKANLYDNAARLLGL
- a CDS encoding FAD-dependent oxidoreductase, with protein sequence MSTPVSLTPLNIHTLSIRNRYVLPGMVTDMAVDGGYVTERLLAYYEERAKGGVGLIIVEATSIDQSGKTFLHGLDISDDRFIPGLRKLTDRVHAHGARIAIQLQHGGGRAHPEYSHMARRVFSVIPGVFEPDNAIILDEAEFSRLAEAWAQAAVRARKAGFDAVEIHGASGYLLEQSVSAFTNRRTDAYGGTLEKRLRFPAEVMRAVRRAVGDDFPILYRHTSIEDVPGGNGIDLDTTLALCETLADAGLNAVDITAGMQYCFELMTPPTCMPKAWNSATSRAVREKLGDRLKVILTGRISDPETAERVVSEGLADFVIMGRALIADSHLVEKFAAGREEEICPCVACGQGCVGNADKMVPITCALNPLSGNEASMPSVPAAEHPRRIVVVGAGPAGLMAAATAAERGHSVTLLERSEKAGGQINLAAIPPHKSDLLRIVRYFYGKAKRAGVDFRFSTEATVENVAALKPDAVVVAAGSRPVIPRFCASVPDAVTAQQVLLGAPCGEKVIVLGGGLIGCETAEFLAEQGKSVTIVEMQPQLAKDMEWCSRVLLMRRLKELNVECRAGNEIRSIGSDHAVTVRLPNGAEEVLEGFQSLVIAVGCRPDTELAGVLAGSLKCPCVSVGDCVKTAKIMDAVHSGFHAALVL
- a CDS encoding EamA family transporter; translation: MPKKSVSPLKVCLCLALLYFSWGGSFLGTKFVLTSFPPIFQGGIRLCTAGALLLFVLSFTSHGRISGLKELFHYWNMAFFIMFLNNVFQALGQQSVPSGVAAMLYGSIPLAMVLGGWLMLGDNRPSLLQCVGIAGATMGMALLSFGGNDDQQADISLSGVLLLMVGVLSFVLGSLYARYFLQNSRLSLFSSVALVMFFGGVQSLAASWIMGEKVNLDAVTPEAWYGMIFLTLFTSILGYGCYYWLLANTRTIVAVSFAYIDPVIAVVLGALFAGEAVTLRIVFACALIVGAVVCVFSNSTGQGSSSRSRKRALKNVPIRTARTNNL
- a CDS encoding pyridoxal phosphate-dependent aminotransferase, which produces MSNNAPIAQADRMVNAPLSKIREVIAYAGKLEAQGKRIVHLEIGEPDFNTPDHIVRACKKAMDEGKMHYGPVTGIAELRAAVAAHYNKLYGSSYTPDEVIITTGVEQGIFLSMNAYLNPGDEILVPDPGYLCYFTLPHIAGAEAVSYPLDEKDDFQLKAEELEKLVTPRTKAILLNSPSNPCGSMLDESSLRIVADLAERHNLLVISDEVYADMVYGGKKYCSAASLPSLKKRLIVLHGFSKYFAMTGWRLGYLLCDRALIDPLMRLNFYNLSCPNTFIQYAGLAALTEDDAPSRAMIREYENRRNYMVEALNTLPGCSCRMPDGAFYIFMNIVNTGMTADEFCRLMIDEAGVSLTPGHVFGSMGKDFVRVSYANSMENLKLAVSLMRECLEKKGVAK
- a CDS encoding TAXI family TRAP transporter solute-binding subunit, giving the protein MRKLLTAAVMMLSVTMLPFAGHAAEKTKLTAVSGPVSGGWYLGMGLVAKAFTDANPNYEVTMLPGSSMSNVALLEQRKADIGIGMHPTDLAAIEGRAPFKKTYSNISAIVNLNDTAPLHFVVTKESGITSIEQIVKQKMPIRLSHGAVGSSEHTYFGWVLEAYGASYKDIKSWGGKLYNNNFDDVVNMMKDGQLDAIVWVGPGESWFFTELVQSVDLVWLPIDKKVIDTVSKKFGLYPGTIPANLFKGHVGKNIDTVATCNEIIVRSDMDEDVAYNITKAFITNIDDIRKGNAAWANCSAEKAGLDTGAPLHPGAARYYKEAGLIK
- a CDS encoding aldolase/citrate lyase family protein, with amino-acid sequence MSMFSRKLQEGQGVIGTFCHLGGAPVAECLSLSGLDYVIIDTEHGPFTEESVGEMIRAIQLHAAEPFVRVRDSSRAAVLHALDLGARGIIVPNVQSVEEAASLVEYAKFYPRGSRGFAFSRSASFGFAEGLGNIQEYFNKTNEYTLLLPQCETKGALESIEDIVALDGIDGIFVGPYDLSVALGMPAQFDAPAFRQALERVLNACKSHGKLAFLYANSMAEARRSFEQGYQGAAIGVDTAFLVAGIKRMLSE